A window of Salvia splendens isolate huo1 chromosome 8, SspV2, whole genome shotgun sequence genomic DNA:
GCAACAATAAGGAAATAAGAGCAAGGGATATTATAAGTATCATTATTCAGTTTATGTATACACATTAAGTTCAGATGTATAATACTATACGAGTGTACCTAATTAAGGTTATTGGTCGCGGAGAAATCTTTGAAGGCACTGGAAGCCCAAATTCTCCGCACAGAACCTCTCCATTTCATGGCCACCTCCTACATCTTTGCAAGCCTCCTGTTCAAGCCCTGCAACAATATCATCCCAATCCCTCAAATGTCCGTCCCATTGCTCAACTCGACTATCTGAAACCGCATCGAGTATCTCCTGCAACCCCACAATCTTGCGACTCACATCCCTCCTCAGCTCTCTCACATTAGGATCGAGTCCAGGCACTGCATCCAGCCTAAATAACAGTCTCATTAATGCCTCATTGATCTTCATCTTCTCCAGTGCACTGCTACGCACAGCATCAACCGTCTCCTGCCAGATTCATATATTCATGAGATGTGATCTAATAAGTACTGATATTTAACACAAATGATAATCAGAGAGTCAGAAGGTGAGCAAAAATGTCGGTGCTGACTGGTAAAATTTGACTTGAGAGTGTTTGTGGGGTCTAAATTTGACCGAGATAAAAGCAGAGATTTCATGCATCAGCGACTGGCAGTAATCATTCAAGTGCCAagcattaaaattaaattaggcAAAATTTGGATGGATGcgaacaaattataaaaattaataatatcgTCTACAGTAAATCCATAGCAAAGAAAAACAGGCTAAATTGATCACTCAAcgaattgaaatttgaaaaggaGATGAGCTCGAGCGATTTAGCATA
This region includes:
- the LOC121745172 gene encoding BAG family molecular chaperone regulator 5, mitochondrial-like, which encodes MKSSSRSHRFFSSTATATTTVVYSNKNDSSEPGSKTTGIPIAPSQPTSQPIPITVHLPPHPQSSAAVKIQAAFRSHVVRALVRKISAVNSEANHWQKLIQRQETVDAVRSSALEKMKINEALMRLLFRLDAVPGLDPNVRELRRDVSRKIVGLQEILDAVSDSRVEQWDGHLRDWDDIVAGLEQEACKDVGGGHEMERFCAENLGFQCLQRFLRDQ